One part of the Oceanidesulfovibrio indonesiensis genome encodes these proteins:
- a CDS encoding MarR family winged helix-turn-helix transcriptional regulator, whose amino-acid sequence MNTEKDLPIQRIVGGIRWLAYSVAKDAYRSGKRFGLTGPQASVLHAINRLGSMSSAKLSRKLHVTPGNITGIVDRLEKKELVVRERKADDRRVVLITLTPAGKQLADELPDPVEIKLIAGLSKLPPEEIQSLDKAMSHIFDIVGADVEATNDWDQDHLGKPAGI is encoded by the coding sequence ATGAACACCGAGAAGGACCTCCCCATCCAGCGAATCGTGGGCGGTATTCGCTGGCTCGCATACTCCGTGGCCAAGGACGCCTACCGCTCCGGAAAACGCTTCGGCCTCACTGGCCCGCAGGCCAGCGTCCTGCATGCGATCAATCGGTTGGGGAGCATGAGCTCGGCCAAGCTTTCCCGCAAGCTCCACGTCACGCCAGGAAACATCACCGGCATTGTGGACAGGCTGGAGAAAAAAGAGCTGGTCGTGCGCGAGCGCAAGGCGGACGACCGCCGCGTCGTCCTGATCACCCTCACGCCGGCCGGCAAGCAGCTTGCGGACGAATTGCCCGATCCCGTGGAGATCAAGCTCATTGCCGGGCTTTCCAAGCTGCCGCCTGAGGAAATCCAGTCCCTGGACAAGGCCATGTCCCATATTTTCGATATCGTGGGCGCCGATGTGGAGGCAACCAACGATTGGGATCAGGACCATCTCGGGAAACCCGCCGGGATATGA